The Verrucomicrobiota bacterium region TATTCCCCTTTTGAATCCGGCTATTTTAGCCGGAGTCGGACTTCTTTTTGCATTGTTATTCATTCTTATTAAACAGACGAGGTGGTTTGGTTTTATATTGGCGGTGCTTTCTCTGGGTTTCCTTTATATCAGCAGCACAGCCATTGGGGAAATGCCTTTCCTGCGTTATTTAGAATGGAAATATCCGAGAATTAATCTGGATCTGGCAACAGAAAGACAAAAGATCGAGGAATTTAATCCGGATTATATTGTCGTACTGGGCGGGGGAAACCGTGAGGCGCGGGCTACGGAGGCGGCACGGATTAAGAAATATTTTCCTGACTTGAAGATTATTACGACCGGTGGGGATAATGAATTCCCGCTTTCAGCTGCAGCCACATCAGAGAGCCTGATCAAGGAAAGGATGAAAATGGAGGATATGGAGATTATCAAGCTCCCGGGGAGGGATACTGAAAGTGAAGCTTTAGGGGTTTCCCGATATCTGAAGGAAAATAGAAAATCAAAAATCATCCTCGTCACCGGGGCTATCCACATGCCACGTGCGATTCTATTTTTTGAAGCAGCGGGCGTGAAATGTTTTCCGTCACCAGCAAGGCGCCAACACAGGGGATTCGGTTCATTGATTGCGGATAGTTTGATTCCGTCAATCTCCAGCTTGAAGGAAACACACTTGGCCATTAGGGAATTTGTCGGTTTCCTTTGGGCGAAATTTAAGGTGGGATACTTGGTGCCAGAACCAGAGAAAAACTAATCTCAGACGAGCTGTTTCTCCACCCCCCCTCGAGAAAGCTTGCTTAAACCCCTTGCAGCTCGTGGGCGATGATACTTAGGCAATAAATGGCCGCCGTCTCGCTACGCAGGACTTGGGGCCCGAGCGTAATCGGCTGGCACCCACTAGCCTTTGACAATGAGATTTCAGCGGGGGTAAAATCACCTTCCGGACCGATCAGGACGAGTACCTTATTGGGCTTTTTCCCCTTAGTATCCAGGGTGAAGTCCTCAAGGACTTTCTTAAAATGAACCGCATCCGGTTGTAACGAGGCGATCAAGAGAAGGTCGAATGTATGTTTCTGATTAAAAAACTCTTTCAGGGAAACCGGTGGTAAAACCTCGGGCAGCCAGTTAATCCCGCATTGTTTGGCCGCTTCAATGGTGATTTGGATCCATTTACCGATTTTCGATTCTGCTTTCTCGTCAGATACTTGGACGACAGTCCTTTGCGAGATGAGGGGGATAATTTGTTTCGCACCGATTTCCGTGGCCTTCTGGACGATTGAATCCATGCATTTACCCTTGGGAATCGCTTGAGCTAGTGTAATGGAATAGGGGAGTGCCGGTGTGGTGGATTGATGGATCATATCCAGGGAAGCCTCATTTTTAGTGACATCCTTGATCCTTGCTTTGACCTCCAGCCCTTTGCCGTCAAAAAGAACTACCGCATCCCCAGGACCTTGACGCATGACATGGGTACAGTGGTGGTACTCCTCGCCGGAGAGGTGTAAGTCGCGCAAATGGTTCTGGAGGTCGGCTACAAAAAAACGATTCATGAGGATTCCTTAGGAGAAAAAGCTTTTTGCTTTTTCAAAAAAGCCTTTTTCATTGGATGTAGGATAAGTGTCATCCCCGCTGAGTTTACTGAACTCTTCGAGTAATTGTTTTTGTTTGCTGGTGAGTTTGGAGGGGATTTGGACGTTGACTTTGACATTCTGGTCGCCGATCCCACGGCCTTGGACATTTTCAATTCCTTTTCCCTTCAAACGGAAAACTTTCCCGCTTTGGGCGCCTGAAGGGATTTTTAAAGACACTTCCCCACCGAGGGTCCGAACAGAGGTTTCCCCGCCAAGGGCAGCCAAGGTAAAAGGAATATTGATTTCACAATAAACATCGTCCCCATCACGGACAAAAAAGTCATGGTCTTTGATGTGAGTAACGATATATAAGTCCCCAGGCGATCCACCCCGGACTCCACTGTCACCCATTCCTGTGACTCGTAAGCGCATCCCGTTTTCGATACCCGCCGGGATTTTGACCTTTGTTTTGGAAGTTTTCTCCATGTGGCCGGAACCGGAGCATTTTGGGCAAGGTTTTTCGATAGTCTTTCCAGCACCACGACAGGACGGGCAAGTCTGGGAAATCGAGAAAAAGCCTTTGGAAACGGTGACTTGTCCGAGGCCTCTACAGGTCGAGCATGTTT contains the following coding sequences:
- the dnaJ gene encoding molecular chaperone DnaJ, with the translated sequence MAAQKRDYYEVLGISKTASADELKKAYRKLAVKYHPDKNQGDNEAENKFKELGEAYEVLNDEQKRAAYDRYGHAAFSQGGGGFGGGFHDASDIFSQVFGSGDIGSIFEEFLGGGSRRGGGRSSSQRGDDLRYDLEITFEEAAFGVEKEISIRRSEACDSCEGSGAEKGSGMKTCSTCRGLGQVTVSKGFFSISQTCPSCRGAGKTIEKPCPKCSGSGHMEKTSKTKVKIPAGIENGMRLRVTGMGDSGVRGGSPGDLYIVTHIKDHDFFVRDGDDVYCEINIPFTLAALGGETSVRTLGGEVSLKIPSGAQSGKVFRLKGKGIENVQGRGIGDQNVKVNVQIPSKLTSKQKQLLEEFSKLSGDDTYPTSNEKGFFEKAKSFFS
- a CDS encoding 16S rRNA (uracil(1498)-N(3))-methyltransferase, encoding MNRFFVADLQNHLRDLHLSGEEYHHCTHVMRQGPGDAVVLFDGKGLEVKARIKDVTKNEASLDMIHQSTTPALPYSITLAQAIPKGKCMDSIVQKATEIGAKQIIPLISQRTVVQVSDEKAESKIGKWIQITIEAAKQCGINWLPEVLPPVSLKEFFNQKHTFDLLLIASLQPDAVHFKKVLEDFTLDTKGKKPNKVLVLIGPEGDFTPAEISLSKASGCQPITLGPQVLRSETAAIYCLSIIAHELQGV
- a CDS encoding ElyC/SanA/YdcF family protein, whose translation is MDYFSFKKTIIPLLNPAILAGVGLLFALLFILIKQTRWFGFILAVLSLGFLYISSTAIGEMPFLRYLEWKYPRINLDLATERQKIEEFNPDYIVVLGGGNREARATEAARIKKYFPDLKIITTGGDNEFPLSAAATSESLIKERMKMEDMEIIKLPGRDTESEALGVSRYLKENRKSKIILVTGAIHMPRAILFFEAAGVKCFPSPARRQHRGFGSLIADSLIPSISSLKETHLAIREFVGFLWAKFKVGYLVPEPEKN